One stretch of Cohnella algarum DNA includes these proteins:
- a CDS encoding LacI family DNA-binding transcriptional regulator, with protein MVGLKEIAKMAEVSISTVSNVLNGRKNVGKETREKVLRICAEYGYSPAAEAKKGRAGASRTIVFIYSDFDRDFYLKIIQGLSDCLTENGYDFIICTHSSSESFLRPSFASGAIILDGSMTDEALVSAAGPGMPVVMMDRILESDRVNAKSVIVDNYPIMCEMVQALVDKGYRKFGFIGGHSFTLDNKERFAALVETLAKNGIAFDQKHYYHGNYRENSGYQAAKLMLLSNDLPEMLVCASDNMALGAIRAFEENGVRVPEDVAVTGFDDSETAAVAGLTTISIPRYESGYLAAKKLLEMIQGTESTMPFKIGAGIKWRKTTR; from the coding sequence ATGGTCGGACTGAAGGAAATCGCCAAAATGGCGGAGGTGTCGATTTCCACCGTTTCCAACGTGCTCAACGGACGCAAAAACGTGGGGAAGGAGACGCGGGAAAAGGTTCTTCGAATTTGCGCCGAATACGGTTACAGCCCCGCGGCGGAGGCGAAAAAGGGACGGGCGGGGGCGAGCCGCACGATCGTGTTCATATACAGCGATTTCGACCGCGATTTTTATTTGAAAATCATTCAGGGGCTGAGCGATTGCCTGACGGAAAACGGGTACGATTTTATTATCTGCACCCATTCGTCCAGCGAAAGCTTCCTGCGGCCGAGTTTTGCGAGCGGAGCGATCATCCTCGACGGAAGCATGACGGACGAGGCGCTCGTTTCCGCGGCCGGTCCCGGCATGCCCGTCGTGATGATGGACCGGATTCTCGAAAGCGACCGGGTCAACGCCAAAAGCGTCATCGTGGACAACTATCCGATCATGTGCGAGATGGTGCAGGCCCTCGTCGACAAAGGCTACCGCAAATTCGGCTTCATCGGGGGACACAGTTTTACGCTCGATAACAAGGAGCGGTTCGCCGCCCTTGTGGAAACGCTTGCAAAAAACGGGATCGCCTTCGACCAGAAGCATTACTATCACGGCAACTACCGCGAAAACAGCGGCTATCAGGCGGCCAAGCTGATGCTGCTCAGCAACGATTTGCCGGAAATGCTCGTCTGCGCGAGCGACAATATGGCATTGGGCGCGATCCGGGCGTTCGAGGAAAACGGCGTCCGCGTGCCGGAAGACGTGGCGGTGACCGGCTTCGACGATTCGGAAACGGCCGCCGTCGCCGGGCTGACGACGATTTCGATTCCGCGCTACGAAAGCGGCTACCTGGCGGCGAAGAAACTGCTCGAAATGATTCAGGGGACGGAAAGCACGATGCCGTTCAAAATCGGCGCAGGCATCAAGTGGCGAAAAACGACGCGGTAA
- a CDS encoding ABC transporter permease, translating to MNAWIEKLRSTWGERFRLRPAGGEAAEGAAQAAVRAPSPFWVMVQKEFGDHIRSWRFIILMSIVTLACFGSIYTAVTALKSGSAASAGSDTFLFLRMFTESDGSLPNFLTFMSFLAPLIGIAIGFDAVNSERNKGTLGRLLSQPIYRDDFLIAKFVAGLLLIAVVIFSLGFLVMGMGLFTIGYPPTPEEFWRVVVMLVMTIVYVGWWLNLSIFFSARFRQAATSALSGIAVWIFFLVFYSMIVNLVGNLLISSDMADVQSYIDAQSNLTLLSRLSPSYLFQEATSTLLYPDVRTLNPFVTQDQAYLAVNAPLSFGQSLLLVWPQVTALVAETALIFAVSYVTFMRQEVRSRS from the coding sequence GTGAACGCATGGATCGAAAAGCTTCGGTCGACCTGGGGCGAACGGTTCCGCTTGCGGCCCGCCGGCGGAGAAGCGGCCGAAGGAGCGGCGCAGGCTGCCGTTCGCGCGCCCTCGCCGTTCTGGGTCATGGTGCAGAAAGAATTCGGGGACCACATACGGAGCTGGCGCTTCATCATCCTGATGTCGATCGTGACGCTCGCGTGTTTCGGCTCCATCTATACGGCCGTAACCGCCCTGAAAAGCGGTTCGGCGGCCTCGGCCGGAAGCGACACGTTTCTGTTTCTGCGCATGTTCACCGAGTCGGACGGATCGCTGCCCAACTTTTTGACGTTTATGTCGTTTTTGGCGCCGCTCATCGGCATCGCGATCGGCTTTGACGCCGTCAATTCCGAACGAAACAAGGGAACGCTCGGGCGCCTGCTGTCGCAGCCGATCTATCGCGACGATTTTCTGATCGCCAAGTTCGTCGCCGGGCTGCTGCTCATCGCGGTCGTCATTTTCTCGCTCGGCTTTCTCGTCATGGGCATGGGGCTGTTTACGATCGGCTATCCGCCGACGCCCGAGGAATTTTGGCGCGTCGTCGTCATGCTGGTCATGACGATCGTCTATGTCGGCTGGTGGCTGAACCTGTCGATCTTTTTCTCGGCGCGGTTCCGCCAGGCGGCGACCTCGGCGCTTTCCGGGATTGCGGTCTGGATCTTTTTTCTCGTGTTCTACAGTATGATCGTCAATCTCGTCGGCAATCTCCTCATCTCTTCCGACATGGCGGACGTGCAGTCGTACATCGACGCGCAAAGCAACCTGACGCTGCTGTCGCGGCTGTCTCCCTCGTATTTGTTCCAGGAGGCGACCTCGACCCTGCTGTATCCGGACGTCCGGACGCTCAATCCGTTCGTGACGCAGGATCAGGCCTATCTCGCCGTCAACGCGCCGCTTTCGTTCGGCCAGAGCCTGCTGCTCGTATGGCCGCAGGTGACGGCGCTCGTCGCGGAAACGGCGCTTATCTTCGCCGTTTCCTACGTGACGTTCATGCGGCAGGAAGTCCGCTCGCGCTCCTGA
- a CDS encoding carbohydrate ABC transporter permease, translating to MTTRKRKERAWYALFTLPLLIVFTTVVIIPFFIGIAYSFVSWDGIPANPKVFVGFANYADLLRDERFLTSAWRTIEFTVLALVLVNLLGLVFSLLVTSKLRGGNAARTMFFMPNLIGGLILGYIWQFIFTDAFKFIGEKTGMESVFFNWLIHPQFALYAMVIVFTWQMAGYTMVVYIAGIQGIPDELNEAAKVDGANLWHRLTKIIFPLLMPSFTICLFLTLSGAFKIFDVNLSLTKGGPNNATELFAMNIYNEIFGYGNYGLGQAKAIVFFVLVAAVTLTQVIITKKREVQF from the coding sequence GTGACGACACGAAAACGCAAAGAAAGAGCCTGGTACGCGCTGTTTACGCTGCCGCTGCTGATCGTTTTTACGACCGTGGTCATCATTCCGTTTTTTATCGGGATCGCCTATTCCTTCGTCAGTTGGGACGGCATTCCCGCCAATCCGAAGGTGTTCGTCGGCTTCGCCAACTATGCCGACCTGCTTCGCGACGAGCGCTTTCTGACTTCGGCTTGGCGGACGATCGAATTTACGGTGCTGGCGCTCGTGCTCGTCAACCTGCTCGGACTCGTCTTTTCGCTGCTCGTTACGTCGAAGCTGCGCGGCGGCAACGCGGCGCGAACGATGTTTTTCATGCCGAACCTGATCGGCGGCCTTATTCTCGGCTACATCTGGCAGTTCATTTTTACGGACGCGTTCAAGTTCATCGGGGAAAAGACGGGCATGGAATCGGTTTTCTTTAATTGGCTCATTCACCCGCAGTTCGCGCTGTACGCGATGGTGATCGTCTTTACGTGGCAGATGGCGGGCTATACGATGGTGGTGTACATCGCGGGCATACAAGGCATTCCCGACGAACTGAACGAAGCCGCCAAAGTCGACGGGGCGAATTTGTGGCACCGGCTGACGAAAATCATCTTCCCGCTGCTGATGCCCTCCTTTACGATATGCTTGTTCCTGACGCTGTCGGGCGCCTTCAAAATATTCGACGTCAACCTGTCGCTGACGAAGGGCGGGCCGAACAACGCGACGGAGCTGTTCGCGATGAACATTTACAACGAAATTTTCGGCTACGGCAATTACGGGCTCGGACAGGCGAAAGCGATCGTCTTTTTCGTCCTGGTGGCGGCCGTCACGCTGACGCAGGTCATCATCACGAAGAAAAGGGAGGTCCAGTTCTGA
- a CDS encoding carbohydrate ABC transporter permease, whose translation MKTTSRTALGALLVLLSLAFLSPIYIMLVNSFKNRAELYKNALALPSSFSFEYYAEAMDKMNFFTAFGNSLFVTLVSVLFVVVLASMTAWMLVRTDNALSRVIFLVFVSTMLIPFQTLMMPLMQVMDWIRTHLHIPMLNTHGGLIFMNVGFHASMAVFLYHGFIKSVPVALEEAATLDGCSKFGVFWRIVFPMLKTITITVAILDVIAMWNDYLLPSLTLSDKGLRTIPLSTFYFFGEFTIQWNLAMAGLTLTIIPVVIFYMFAQKYIIKGIAAGAVK comes from the coding sequence ATGAAGACAACAAGCCGCACGGCGCTCGGAGCGCTGCTTGTCCTTTTGTCGCTGGCCTTCCTGTCGCCGATCTACATCATGCTCGTCAACTCGTTCAAAAACCGGGCGGAGCTGTACAAGAACGCCCTTGCGCTCCCGTCCTCCTTCAGCTTCGAGTACTATGCGGAAGCGATGGACAAGATGAACTTTTTTACCGCTTTCGGCAACTCGCTGTTCGTGACGCTCGTGTCGGTCCTGTTCGTCGTCGTCCTCGCCTCGATGACGGCTTGGATGCTCGTGCGGACCGACAACGCCTTGAGCCGCGTCATTTTTCTCGTCTTCGTTTCGACAATGCTCATTCCGTTCCAAACGTTGATGATGCCGCTGATGCAGGTGATGGACTGGATCCGCACCCACCTTCACATCCCGATGCTGAACACGCACGGCGGCCTGATTTTCATGAACGTCGGCTTTCACGCCAGCATGGCGGTGTTTCTGTACCACGGCTTCATCAAGTCGGTGCCGGTCGCGCTGGAGGAAGCGGCCACGCTCGACGGCTGCAGCAAATTCGGCGTGTTCTGGCGGATCGTGTTTCCGATGCTCAAAACGATCACGATCACCGTCGCGATTCTCGACGTCATCGCCATGTGGAACGATTATTTGCTGCCTTCGCTGACGCTGTCGGACAAAGGCTTGAGGACGATTCCGCTGTCGACGTTCTATTTCTTCGGCGAATTTACGATTCAGTGGAATCTCGCGATGGCCGGGCTGACGCTGACGATTATTCCGGTCGTCATTTTCTATATGTTCGCGCAAAAATACATCATTAAGGGCATTGCCGCCGGCGCGGTAAAATAA
- a CDS encoding sugar ABC transporter substrate-binding protein, whose amino-acid sequence MRKVKRSIILLTVSAMIGVLSACGGSSNGNAGAGSPTASSTSSPEASPGGAAEKQVKISLFQSKVEIAEPLEALAEKYKEETGNEVEVWGSAGDAYATQLQAKLTAGEGPTVFSVATGEEAEKFKSYFADLSNEDYAKNIAPDMALKDGDKVVGVPYGVEGFGLVYNKSLVDPQQMTDLASFTQLLEKFKAEGKNGISLSQEAYFLIGHIMNTPFALQADPQDFIAKLNNGEVKMADTKEFQEFARFLEAIRANAENPLEVKYDTQMGDFAVGETAMVHQGNWSYGMLADFGDLGFDIGMTALPLSGNDKIAVGVASNWVVNAKASADQIKAANAFLNWMFTSETGKNAIVNEFKFIPAMTNIEAENLDPLSQAVYEATNSGETIPWAMNYFPQGIIVNDLAPAAQEFFLNKDMTGEQFLANLDAAWAKGAK is encoded by the coding sequence ATGAGGAAAGTAAAAAGATCGATAATTTTACTAACCGTGTCGGCCATGATCGGAGTTTTGAGCGCTTGCGGGGGCTCGTCGAACGGGAATGCGGGAGCCGGTTCTCCGACCGCTTCCAGCACGTCGTCTCCCGAGGCGTCGCCGGGCGGCGCCGCCGAAAAGCAGGTGAAAATCTCGCTGTTCCAATCGAAGGTCGAAATTGCCGAGCCTTTGGAAGCGCTAGCAGAGAAATATAAGGAAGAAACCGGAAACGAAGTGGAAGTGTGGGGCTCGGCCGGCGACGCTTACGCGACGCAGCTGCAGGCCAAGCTGACGGCGGGCGAAGGGCCGACCGTGTTCAGCGTCGCCACCGGGGAAGAGGCGGAAAAGTTCAAGTCTTATTTCGCGGATCTGAGCAATGAAGACTATGCGAAAAACATCGCGCCCGACATGGCGCTCAAGGATGGCGACAAAGTCGTCGGCGTTCCTTACGGGGTGGAAGGCTTCGGGCTCGTCTACAACAAGAGTCTGGTCGATCCGCAGCAAATGACGGACCTGGCTTCGTTCACGCAGCTGCTGGAGAAATTCAAGGCGGAAGGCAAAAACGGCATCAGCCTGTCCCAGGAAGCTTACTTCCTCATCGGCCACATCATGAACACGCCGTTCGCGCTGCAGGCCGATCCGCAGGATTTCATCGCCAAGCTGAACAACGGCGAGGTCAAGATGGCCGACACGAAGGAGTTCCAGGAATTCGCCCGATTCTTGGAGGCGATTCGCGCCAACGCGGAAAATCCGCTCGAAGTGAAATACGACACCCAGATGGGCGACTTCGCCGTCGGCGAAACGGCCATGGTTCATCAAGGCAACTGGAGCTACGGCATGCTTGCGGACTTCGGCGACCTCGGCTTCGACATCGGCATGACGGCGCTTCCGCTTTCCGGCAACGACAAAATCGCCGTCGGCGTCGCCAGCAACTGGGTTGTCAACGCCAAGGCGAGCGCGGATCAAATCAAGGCCGCCAACGCGTTCCTGAACTGGATGTTCACGAGCGAAACGGGCAAAAACGCGATCGTGAACGAATTCAAGTTCATCCCGGCGATGACCAACATCGAAGCGGAAAATCTCGATCCGCTGTCACAGGCGGTTTACGAAGCGACGAACAGCGGTGAAACGATTCCATGGGCGATGAACTACTTCCCGCAAGGGATCATCGTCAACGATTTGGCTCCGGCCGCGCAGGAATTTTTCCTGAACAAGGACATGACCGGCGAGCAGTTCCTGGCCAACCTCGACGCCGCGTGGGCGAAAGGCGCCAAATAA
- a CDS encoding RNA polymerase sigma factor: MGTFTKGSASELAQCLEEMNGGSLQAFERFYESAVPLILPIARQLLGDRMEAEDVCHDVLLAVISHPEKFDPGRGSVEAWLAVQTKSRCLDRLRRNKKLLLTEREDLEAGRASGSSRSPEEAVLSKLEGEALRKALQELPGLQRRALAEAYFASRSQSELAEAWKVPLGTVKSRMRYGLHHLRRALVKMGWAEAERRPGDGTAEMRSAGGKMD; encoded by the coding sequence ATGGGAACGTTTACGAAAGGTTCGGCGTCCGAATTGGCTCAATGCCTGGAGGAAATGAACGGCGGCTCGCTGCAAGCGTTCGAGCGGTTTTACGAGTCGGCCGTCCCCTTGATCCTGCCGATCGCGCGCCAGTTGCTCGGGGACCGGATGGAGGCGGAGGACGTATGCCACGACGTGCTTCTCGCCGTCATTTCGCATCCGGAAAAATTCGATCCGGGACGCGGCTCGGTCGAAGCGTGGCTTGCCGTGCAGACGAAAAGCCGCTGCCTGGACCGGCTTCGCCGCAACAAGAAGCTGCTGCTGACGGAGCGCGAGGACCTGGAAGCCGGCCGGGCTTCCGGATCGAGCCGCTCGCCGGAGGAAGCGGTCTTGTCCAAGCTGGAGGGCGAAGCGCTGCGCAAAGCGCTCCAGGAGCTGCCGGGCTTGCAGCGGAGAGCGCTGGCCGAAGCGTATTTCGCCTCGAGGAGCCAAAGCGAGCTGGCGGAAGCCTGGAAGGTTCCGCTCGGGACGGTCAAGTCGCGAATGCGTTACGGGCTTCATCATTTAAGGCGGGCGCTCGTGAAAATGGGCTGGGCGGAAGCGGAAAGGAGGCCGGGCGATGGAACTGCGGAAATGCGGAGTGCCGGAGGAAAAATGGATTGA
- a CDS encoding NEW3 domain-containing protein, producing the protein MIKAWKARTKRLTAAVLLLSLGLLAVSGPAFASSVYTPYTSLSAAPGETVSYSVDLINDSGSIMTADLSLDKGGTSWATELTAGGHPISQIAVKPGEQQTVNLSVTVPYEVNKGAYTFRLNAGSFGALSLKINVSEQGSYKSELTTDQVNMQGTSDSTFTYSLTLNNRTANKQNYALTAETPAGWSAVFSVNSNNVTAVEIEPNSSSSITLTVTPSESATAETYQIPVRATNNSTTAEATLEAVITGTYDLQLTTSDERLSTDLTAGGSRNLEMVVRNTGTSDLSDISLTATTPTDWEVTFEPKTIPALKAGESVPVTATIKSTDSSLAGDYVVGMTAQAAEKSSDATIRVTVETSVLWGWIGVLIILAVLAGIYGLFRKYGRR; encoded by the coding sequence ATGATCAAAGCATGGAAAGCAAGAACGAAACGGCTGACGGCAGCCGTGCTGCTGTTAAGCCTCGGGCTGCTTGCCGTATCCGGCCCGGCCTTCGCGTCCTCGGTCTACACGCCGTATACGAGCCTGTCCGCGGCGCCCGGCGAAACGGTATCCTACAGCGTCGATCTGATCAACGACAGCGGCTCGATCATGACCGCCGACCTTTCGCTCGACAAGGGCGGCACGAGCTGGGCGACGGAGCTGACCGCGGGCGGGCATCCGATCAGTCAGATCGCCGTCAAGCCGGGGGAGCAGCAGACGGTCAATCTGTCGGTTACCGTCCCCTACGAAGTAAACAAGGGCGCTTATACGTTCAGGCTCAACGCGGGAAGCTTCGGCGCGCTGAGTCTTAAAATCAACGTCTCCGAGCAGGGCTCCTACAAATCGGAGCTCACGACCGACCAGGTGAACATGCAGGGGACTTCCGATTCCACCTTCACCTACAGCCTGACGCTGAACAACCGGACGGCGAACAAGCAAAACTATGCGCTCACGGCCGAAACGCCGGCCGGCTGGTCCGCCGTATTTTCGGTCAACAGCAACAACGTCACCGCCGTCGAAATCGAGCCGAATTCCTCGTCGTCCATTACCCTGACCGTCACTCCGTCCGAAAGCGCGACGGCCGAAACGTACCAGATTCCCGTCCGGGCGACGAACAACAGCACGACCGCGGAAGCGACGCTGGAGGCGGTCATTACCGGAACGTACGACCTGCAGCTGACGACGTCGGACGAACGCCTGAGCACGGATTTGACGGCGGGCGGTTCCCGCAACCTGGAAATGGTCGTCCGCAACACCGGCACGTCGGACCTGAGCGACATCAGCCTGACGGCGACGACGCCGACGGATTGGGAAGTGACGTTCGAGCCGAAAACGATTCCCGCGCTCAAGGCGGGCGAATCCGTTCCGGTCACGGCGACGATCAAATCGACGGACAGCTCGCTCGCCGGAGACTACGTGGTCGGCATGACCGCCCAGGCGGCGGAAAAATCGTCGGACGCCACGATCCGGGTGACCGTCGAAACTTCGGTGCTGTGGGGCTGGATCGGGGTGCTCATCATCCTTGCGGTGCTCGCCGGCATTTACGGCCTGTTCCGTAAATACGGGAGGCGGTAA